A window of Candidatus Atribacteria bacterium genomic DNA:
CAAAGAGAATTAAAATAATGAAATTGATAAAGTAAAAGAGGCTAAAAGTGAAAGATAACGAAATATTTTTAAGTAGAGAAGGATTAGAGAATTTAAGAGAAGAAATAAAGCACTTAGAAGGTGCAAAAAGAAAAGAGATACAAGAAGATATTAGCCGGGCATTAGAATTCGGAGATATTACCGAGAATGCAGAATATAACCTTGCTTTGGAAGCTCAACGTATGAATGAAATAAGCATTGTTAGATTAAAGCAGAAGCTAAGCCGGGCAAAAGTAGTAAAAAAAGACCCCCCTTCAGGAGAGATTGGTATTGGCTCTATCCTAAAGCTTTTAAATTTAGATTCCGGAGAAGAAATTGAATATACATTTGTAACGGATGATCAAATAGATTTTGCTCATAATAAGATATCGATCAGTTCTCCCTTGGGAAAGGCATTTTTAAATCACCGGGAAGGAGAAAGAGTTGAGATTGAAGTTCCTATCGGAATTTTAAGGTTTAAAATACTAAAAATTATTTAATGAAAACTAAAATATTAATAATAGATCCCAAGAGAATAGATTTTACTAAAATAAAAAAGGCTGCTGAGGAAATAAAAAAAGGTAATTTAGTAGCTTTTCCTACTGAAACAGTTTATGGATTAGGAGCGGATGGCCTGAACGAGAAAGCGGTGGCGAAAATATTTCATGCCAAAGGAAGACCATTTAATGATCCTTTAATTGCTCATATTGCCGATATAAAAGAATTGTATAAATTGTCCAAGCATGTCCCCCCGATTGCCTTAAAATTAGCCAAAACATTTTGGCCTGGTCCTCTAACCTTAATCCTAAAAAAGTCTGAATTGGTTGCTGATATTGTTACCGCTGGTTTAGATACCATTGCAATTAGGATACCGGCGAACGATATCGCTTTAAGTTTAATTAGGGAAGCTAAAACTCCTATTGTTGCTCCCAGCGCTAATCTTTTTGGGAGGACAAGTCCGACCAATGCTCAACATGTAGCCGATGATTTAGGGGGAAAAATAGACATGATCATTAACGGAGGCAAAACTAAAGTAGGGGTAGAATCTACTGTTTTAGATATAACTGTTGAACCTGCCCAGGTATTAAGGGCAGGGGGGATATCGATAGAAAAATTAAAAGAAATCATTGAACAGGTAAAAATAAGTATGGAGATAGAAGAAGGTTTTCGCTCTCCGGGGATGCTAAACAGTCATTATTCTCCTCAAGCAAAACTAATTTTAGTAGAAGAAAAAGAGGAAGGCGAAATAGAAGAAGTTCGTCAGCTGGCTTCTGAGTATAAAGCAAAAGGATTTAAAGTAGGGATAATGGCAAAAGGAGAAAATCAAAATGAATATAATGGATTTAAGGTTAAGGTAATAGGCAAGAGCGCTGAATTAGAGAGATGTGCGGCAAATCTCTTTGCTATTTTAAGAAATTTTGATAAAGAAGGATATGAAATTATTATTGCTGAAGGATTAGAAGAACAGGGTTTGGGGTTAGCTATAATGGAGAGATTAAGAAAAGCAGCAGCTCCCAAATAAATATTAAAAATCATTGTAAAATAATTTGACAGAAAAGAAAGGTTATGCTAATATTTTAAAAAATGTTAAGGAGTAAGTAAGGTGGCAATAAATAATAAACTTGCTAAATTGATAAGTTTCTTTAATTATTATTTTTATTACTATTATTCCACCGATGTTTATGCCTTAGCATCTTAAAAGGTAAACAATAAGATATCATAGGCATAGACATCGGTTTTATGCCTATGATATCTTTATATATTTTTATATAAAGGTCATAGGTTATTTAATTCCTATGACCTTTTTTATTTTATAAGAATAGTTGTTTAAAAAGTGTAGGAACTCCATTGATCGAATAGAAAAACAAGAGAAATGTTATTGCACACTTTAATATGGTAGGCGGAGTAATATCAAATCGTATCAATGGGCTGTCCTCTAACAAGAAAAGAGGTGAGAGTATGTTAGTAAGAGGAATAAGAGGTGCTATAACGGGAAAGAGTAATACTAAAGAAGAAATTATAACAATCACCAAAGAATTGCTAATTGCCTTACAGAGAGAAAATCATTTTAAGATTGAAGAAATAGTAAGTGTGTTTTTCAGTGCCACTTCTGATTTAAATGCAGCTTTTCCAGCTCAAGCAGCACGAGAATTAGGCTGGGACCAAGTTCCCCTTTTTGATATGCAAGAAATCGAAGTCCCAGAGAGCTTGCCCAAATGTATTCGAATATTAATCCAGGTAAATTGCCAAAAAAGCCAGAGAGAAATAAAGCACTGTTATTTAAGGGGAGCAGAAATATTAAGAAAAGATTTAGTTAAAAAGAACCTCAATTTAAAGGAGAGTGATTCCAAGTGATTATAGTGATAAATGGCCAAACCAGCGAGTTTCATATAGAAAAAGTAGTGCAGAAGCTACGTGAAATGGGACATGAAGTACACATCTCTCGGGGAGAAAAACAGATTGTTTTAGGAGTAATAGGTGATGTAGAAAATTTAAATTCAGTTCCTCTTTACGCCTATGACGGTGTAGAGGAAATTATTCCCATTGCAAAACCCTATAAGTTGGCAAGTAGGGAGTTTAAAAGTTTTGATACTATTGTAAAAATAAAGGACGTAATTATAGGCAGCAAAGAGGTGATAGTAATGGCTGGACCATGTGTGGTTGAAAATAAAAAACAGATATTTGAGACAGCAAAACAAGTAAAAGCTGACGGGGCAAAGATATTAAGGGGAGAAGCCTTTAAACCTCGTACATCCCCTTATAGTTTTCAGGGGTTGGAGGAAGAAGGTTTGAAGTTATTAGCTCAGGCGGGAGAGGAGGCAGGTTTACTAGTTGTAACTGAAGTGATGTCAGTTAACCAGATAGAATTAGTAGGTAAGTATACCGATATATTTCAAGTAGGTACTCGTAATATGCAGAATTTTATATTATTAAAAGAATTGGGTAAAATTAAAAAACCAATATTATTAAAAAGAGGAATGTCAGCTACTATAGAGGAGCTACTATTATCAGCAGAATATATTTTATCTCAAGGGAATTATGAAGTGATATTATGTGAGCGAGGAATTCGAACTTTTGAAAACTATACCCGCAACACTTTGGATTTAAGCGCAATCCCCGCATTAAAGAGGTTAAGCCATTTGCCGGTAATTGTAGATCCCAGCCATGCTACCGGGAAGTGGAGATTGGTAAGCGCAATGTCTAAAGCTGCTATAGCTGCAGGAGTGGATGGCTTGCTTATCGAAGTTCATCCTGACCCCAAAAATTCATTTAGCGATGGAGCTCAGACCTTAAAAATAGCTACTTTTGCTCAGTTGATGAGAGAACTTAAACCTATAGCTCAAGCAGTAGGTCGAGAATTGAGTGCACCTATTGAAAAAGATTTAGAGAGGATGAAAAATTAAATGGAGCTTGTTTTAGAAAAAGTAAACAAATTAAAAGGGAATATATTTGTTCCGGGAGATAAATCAATATCTCACCGTTCTCTAATTTTAGGTTCTATTGCTCAAGGAGAAACTCGAGTATACAATTTATTAAATTCCTTAGATTGCCAGAGCACCTTAGAATGTATGCAATCCTTAGGAGTGAAAATAGATTTGGATATAAATAATTCTGTTCATATTGAGGGAAAAGGACTATATGGATTACAAGAACCAAAAATTATCCTTGACGTGGGGAACTCAGGAACGAGTATTCGTCTTTTAACCGGATTACTTAGCGGACAAAATTTTTACTCTGTTTTAAATGGCGATAATTCAATTAGGAAAAGACCCATGAAAAGAGTAGTACAGCCTCTTCGCTTGATGGGTGCAGATATTTGGGGGAGAGAAGAGGGTCATTTTGCTCCTTTAAGTATTAAGGGAAATAAACTTAACCATTTTCAATATACTTTACCAGTTGCCAGTGCTCAGGTGAAATCAGCTCTTCTGTTGGCTGGTCTTTATACTAGTGGGGAAACAGTAATTAGAGAACCTCTTTCCACCCGGGATCACACCGAAAGGATGTTAGAAATTATGCGGGCAGATATAAAGATTTCGTCTTCAGAAATTAAAATAAAAGGTGGAAAGGAATTAAGGAGTACTGATATTTTTATCCCCGGTGATATTTCTTCCGCGGCTTATTTCCTAGCAGCTGCTGGATTAATAAGAAATTCTAAAATTACAATCAATCAAGTAGGG
This region includes:
- the aroA gene encoding 3-phosphoshikimate 1-carboxyvinyltransferase: MELVLEKVNKLKGNIFVPGDKSISHRSLILGSIAQGETRVYNLLNSLDCQSTLECMQSLGVKIDLDINNSVHIEGKGLYGLQEPKIILDVGNSGTSIRLLTGLLSGQNFYSVLNGDNSIRKRPMKRVVQPLRLMGADIWGREEGHFAPLSIKGNKLNHFQYTLPVASAQVKSALLLAGLYTSGETVIREPLSTRDHTERMLEIMRADIKISSSEIKIKGGKELRSTDIFIPGDISSAAYFLAAAGLIRNSKITINQVGVNPTRTGIIEIFKKMGTKIDILNYQIQSNEPRADLIVECSKLKGVGIKKESIPFLIDELPLIAVIATQAYGKTLVSGARELRVKESDRIQAIVSELKKMGADIHEKEDGFMVNGPTRLKGAVCESYNDHRIAMSLAVAALLAEGKTVIRNSECINISFPRFEKILQDLIDW
- a CDS encoding transcription elongation factor GreA, whose product is MKDNEIFLSREGLENLREEIKHLEGAKRKEIQEDISRALEFGDITENAEYNLALEAQRMNEISIVRLKQKLSRAKVVKKDPPSGEIGIGSILKLLNLDSGEEIEYTFVTDDQIDFAHNKISISSPLGKAFLNHREGERVEIEVPIGILRFKILKII
- a CDS encoding threonylcarbamoyl-AMP synthase, coding for MKTKILIIDPKRIDFTKIKKAAEEIKKGNLVAFPTETVYGLGADGLNEKAVAKIFHAKGRPFNDPLIAHIADIKELYKLSKHVPPIALKLAKTFWPGPLTLILKKSELVADIVTAGLDTIAIRIPANDIALSLIREAKTPIVAPSANLFGRTSPTNAQHVADDLGGKIDMIINGGKTKVGVESTVLDITVEPAQVLRAGGISIEKLKEIIEQVKISMEIEEGFRSPGMLNSHYSPQAKLILVEEKEEGEIEEVRQLASEYKAKGFKVGIMAKGENQNEYNGFKVKVIGKSAELERCAANLFAILRNFDKEGYEIIIAEGLEEQGLGLAIMERLRKAAAPK
- the aroH gene encoding chorismate mutase, whose amino-acid sequence is MLVRGIRGAITGKSNTKEEIITITKELLIALQRENHFKIEEIVSVFFSATSDLNAAFPAQAARELGWDQVPLFDMQEIEVPESLPKCIRILIQVNCQKSQREIKHCYLRGAEILRKDLVKKNLNLKESDSK
- the aroF gene encoding 3-deoxy-7-phosphoheptulonate synthase; amino-acid sequence: MIIVINGQTSEFHIEKVVQKLREMGHEVHISRGEKQIVLGVIGDVENLNSVPLYAYDGVEEIIPIAKPYKLASREFKSFDTIVKIKDVIIGSKEVIVMAGPCVVENKKQIFETAKQVKADGAKILRGEAFKPRTSPYSFQGLEEEGLKLLAQAGEEAGLLVVTEVMSVNQIELVGKYTDIFQVGTRNMQNFILLKELGKIKKPILLKRGMSATIEELLLSAEYILSQGNYEVILCERGIRTFENYTRNTLDLSAIPALKRLSHLPVIVDPSHATGKWRLVSAMSKAAIAAGVDGLLIEVHPDPKNSFSDGAQTLKIATFAQLMRELKPIAQAVGRELSAPIEKDLERMKN